The proteins below are encoded in one region of Deinococcus aerophilus:
- the lysS gene encoding lysine--tRNA ligase, producing MSDASPTSTPPRPEGLHEQTVSRLNNLDAQVAAGFEASPYSYPRTHATRAVLAAHPADAEGKLEPGQEWPEEVYALAGRVTLLRHMGKAAFADLSDGEGSLQLHFSKQDTEHFDPTKKIDLGDIIGVRGFPFVTRTGQLTLRVTSWQPLVKSLHPLPSKFHGLQDEELRARRRYLDLMINPERRAAFRVRSQAIRYIRTFLDERDFMEVEGPTLQTVAGGTEAKPFKTHHNALSHDFSLRISLELYLKRLLVGGFERVYEIGRNYRNEGIDRTHNPEFTMLEAYFAYGDYNDMMRLVEEMLSGLVRQVSGSDRLTYQGREINFALPFRRLDFVTALQQAAGLDFDPTDLARLRAWTDERHPELRKVPDYKLLDKLFGEYVEHTLVDPTFVTDVPLAISPLVKAHRSRAGLAERADLFVAGFELAPIYSELNDALEQRARFESQTARRDAGDDEAHEQDEDFLLALEYGMPPAAGMGMGMDRLAMLLTDSDSIRDVLLFPLLRPEGSGAEALQETPAPDPQQP from the coding sequence ATGTCCGACGCTTCCCCCACTTCCACCCCGCCTCGCCCCGAAGGACTCCACGAGCAGACCGTCAGCCGCCTGAACAACCTGGACGCCCAGGTCGCCGCGGGTTTCGAGGCCTCGCCGTACTCCTACCCGCGCACCCACGCCACCCGCGCCGTGCTCGCCGCCCACCCCGCCGACGCCGAGGGCAAGCTGGAGCCGGGCCAGGAATGGCCGGAGGAGGTCTATGCGCTGGCCGGGCGCGTCACGCTGCTGCGGCACATGGGCAAGGCGGCCTTCGCGGACCTCAGTGACGGCGAGGGTTCGCTGCAGCTGCATTTTTCCAAGCAGGACACCGAGCACTTCGATCCGACCAAGAAGATTGATCTGGGCGACATCATCGGTGTGCGCGGCTTTCCCTTCGTGACCCGCACCGGTCAGCTCACCCTGCGGGTCACGTCGTGGCAGCCGCTGGTCAAGAGCCTGCACCCCCTGCCCAGCAAGTTTCACGGCCTGCAGGACGAGGAACTGCGTGCCCGCCGCCGCTACCTGGACCTGATGATCAACCCCGAGCGCCGCGCGGCCTTCCGCGTCCGCTCGCAGGCTATCCGCTACATCCGCACCTTCCTCGACGAACGCGATTTCATGGAAGTGGAAGGCCCCACGCTGCAGACCGTGGCGGGCGGCACCGAGGCCAAGCCCTTCAAGACCCACCACAACGCCCTGTCGCACGATTTCAGTCTGCGCATCAGCCTGGAGCTGTACCTCAAGCGGCTGCTCGTCGGCGGCTTCGAGCGGGTCTACGAAATTGGGCGCAACTACCGCAACGAGGGCATCGACCGCACCCACAACCCCGAATTCACCATGCTGGAGGCGTACTTTGCCTACGGCGACTACAACGACATGATGCGGCTGGTCGAGGAGATGCTCTCGGGACTGGTGCGTCAGGTCAGCGGCTCCGACCGCTTGACGTACCAGGGCCGCGAGATCAACTTCGCCCTGCCGTTCAGGCGGCTGGATTTCGTGACGGCGCTGCAGCAGGCCGCGGGCCTGGACTTTGACCCCACCGACCTTGCCCGCCTGCGTGCGTGGACCGATGAGCGTCATCCGGAGCTGCGCAAGGTGCCCGACTACAAGCTGCTGGACAAGCTGTTCGGCGAGTACGTGGAACACACCCTGGTGGACCCCACCTTCGTGACCGACGTGCCGCTGGCAATCAGCCCCCTCGTCAAGGCGCACCGCAGCCGCGCCGGTCTGGCCGAGCGCGCCGACCTGTTCGTGGCGGGCTTCGAGCTGGCCCCGATCTATTCCGAGCTGAACGACGCCCTGGAGCAGCGCGCCCGCTTCGAGAGCCAGACCGCGCGCCGCGACGCCGGCGACGACGAGGCCCACGAGCAGGACGAGGATTTTCTGCTGGCGCTGGAGTACGGCATGCCGCCCGCTGCCGGCATGGGCATGGGCATGGACCGCCTCGCCATGCTGCTGACCGACAGTGACAGCATCCGCGACGTGCTGCTCTTTCCGCTGCTGCGGCCCGAGGGCAGCGGCGCGGAGGCCCTACAGGAGACACCGGCACCCGACCCCCAGCAGCCCTGA
- a CDS encoding GreA/GreB family elongation factor: protein MTQATKTVKLTREGYERLQKALNMEQARLAEATRILQEQMETSADTEDTGLEDAKREKMNIEARIDELEDTLALATIIEDHENEGRVELGAIVVLGNEATKKDMKVLVVSAPEATVTGGSLPRVSEDSPVGKELMGRKKGEAFVVNLDNGKQMKYKIKSIEY from the coding sequence GTGACACAAGCGACCAAGACGGTGAAACTGACCCGCGAGGGCTACGAGCGGCTGCAAAAGGCGCTGAACATGGAACAGGCCCGCCTAGCCGAGGCCACCCGTATTCTGCAGGAGCAGATGGAGACGAGTGCCGATACCGAGGACACCGGCCTGGAAGATGCCAAGCGCGAGAAGATGAACATCGAGGCGCGCATTGACGAGCTGGAAGACACCCTGGCCCTGGCCACCATCATCGAGGACCATGAGAACGAGGGCCGCGTGGAATTGGGCGCCATTGTGGTGCTGGGCAATGAGGCCACCAAGAAGGACATGAAGGTGCTCGTCGTCAGCGCGCCCGAGGCCACCGTCACGGGGGGCAGCCTGCCGCGGGTCAGCGAGGACAGCCCGGTGGGCAAGGAGCTGATGGGCCGCAAGAAGGGAGAGGCCTTTGTGGTCAATCTGGACAACGGCAAGCAGATGAAGTACAAGATCAAGAGCATCGAGTACTGA
- a CDS encoding MFS transporter, producing MAGPVSAPPPPSSLSLQVLAAGTLAFLTLGVIQAMYGPAFGLFQARYGISTAGVGLIASAHFLGSALAPPLVGVLLTRLSLRRVVVGSVLTLAAGVSTVAVAPVWALAVGGALLGGFGLGGVSGALNAAYASIGTRAINLVNAVFGVGSILSPLLVAGSGGNLAVPFLSVAALCGLTLLVARLWGFPAMRETPLPDAPGRLGVQVALFLLLIALYVSLEVGFGAWAGRHLQSLGVAAFALVVSGYWGGLTVGRILTGLFGARVRPHRLVLGCAALTVVFALAATQAALAPVAYVLAGLALGPVFGTTLVWTTRHLPARLVPFLLTSGSVGGIAAPWGLGVLSARHGPDAVPVTLALLAGLLCVVVWATRRVTQMAVLPAAGQPT from the coding sequence GTGGCCGGTCCTGTGAGCGCTCCGCCGCCGCCTTCCTCCCTGTCGCTGCAGGTGCTGGCGGCGGGCACGCTGGCCTTCCTGACGCTGGGCGTGATTCAGGCGATGTATGGACCGGCCTTTGGCCTGTTCCAGGCACGTTACGGCATCAGCACGGCGGGAGTGGGCCTGATCGCCAGCGCACATTTCCTGGGCTCGGCGCTGGCCCCTCCGCTGGTGGGCGTGCTGCTGACGCGCCTGAGCCTGCGCCGGGTGGTGGTCGGCAGTGTGCTGACGCTGGCGGCGGGGGTCAGCACGGTGGCCGTGGCCCCGGTCTGGGCGCTGGCGGTGGGCGGCGCGCTGCTGGGCGGCTTTGGGCTGGGCGGGGTGAGCGGAGCCCTGAACGCGGCGTACGCGAGCATCGGCACGCGGGCCATCAATCTGGTGAACGCAGTGTTCGGCGTGGGCAGCATCCTCTCACCGCTGCTGGTGGCCGGCTCTGGCGGCAACCTCGCCGTGCCGTTTCTCAGCGTGGCCGCGCTGTGCGGCCTGACCCTACTCGTCGCGCGGCTGTGGGGATTTCCGGCCATGCGCGAGACGCCGCTGCCGGACGCTCCAGGCCGCCTGGGCGTGCAGGTCGCGCTGTTCCTGCTGCTGATCGCCCTCTATGTCAGCCTGGAGGTGGGCTTTGGGGCGTGGGCGGGCCGCCACCTGCAAAGCCTGGGCGTCGCCGCCTTCGCGCTGGTCGTCAGCGGGTACTGGGGCGGCCTGACCGTGGGGCGCATCCTGACCGGATTGTTCGGGGCGCGGGTGCGCCCGCACCGACTGGTCCTGGGCTGCGCTGCCCTGACCGTCGTATTCGCGCTCGCGGCCACCCAGGCGGCGCTGGCCCCGGTGGCCTACGTGCTGGCCGGGCTGGCGTTGGGGCCGGTGTTCGGGACCACCCTGGTGTGGACCACCCGCCACCTGCCCGCGCGGCTGGTGCCCTTTTTGCTCACCTCGGGCAGCGTGGGCGGCATCGCGGCTCCGTGGGGACTGGGGGTGCTCTCGGCGCGCCACGGTCCCGACGCGGTGCCCGTCACGCTGGCGCTGCTCGCGGGGCTGCTGTGTGTGGTCGTCTGGGCCACCCGGCGTGTCACTCAGATGGCGGTTCTGCCGGCCGCAGGTCAGCCGACCTGA
- a CDS encoding tetratricopeptide repeat protein: protein MSIPGLLYLAATLGRALAQDQAAPATPPPPAPPAQTTPAAPAPRVIPAANYVAQGVFNYEQGKFDEAYVAFRAASELDPKNVEALLGLGRSQVKLRLFGPAIESLKKALQLDARNFNAAMYLSQAYVQQYIGSGDPQAFVGNLPEALRVLDSAETFAQAQTGKVRDVALSRVFNDRGYVYKLQGNAAKAIAAFRQANTLNPDNAILLFNLGDMYYATGDLKMALDYLQQAVIADPRDPYNRAYYAKLLALNGDVVAAKSEAAQAARLAPTNAYAVGQYGVVSYLARDAVTARAQLTQAVTLDPLRNPEFYYYLGRLSLDSGDLKTARDTLTRAAALGSQTPEYLYYLGLSYERGAGAVAPDRLKARENYQRALKLSPNYKAAQEGLARVQ, encoded by the coding sequence ATGAGTATCCCCGGCCTGCTGTACCTGGCCGCCACGCTGGGGCGCGCCCTGGCACAGGACCAGGCGGCCCCCGCCACGCCGCCCCCGCCCGCACCGCCGGCCCAGACCACCCCGGCGGCCCCCGCCCCCCGGGTGATCCCGGCGGCCAACTACGTGGCACAGGGCGTCTTCAACTACGAGCAGGGCAAGTTCGACGAGGCCTACGTGGCTTTCCGCGCCGCCTCGGAGCTGGACCCCAAGAATGTGGAAGCGCTGCTGGGCCTGGGCCGCTCGCAGGTCAAGCTGCGCCTGTTCGGTCCCGCCATCGAGAGCCTCAAGAAAGCGCTGCAGCTCGACGCGCGCAACTTCAACGCCGCCATGTATCTGTCTCAGGCGTATGTGCAGCAGTACATCGGCTCGGGGGACCCGCAGGCCTTCGTGGGCAATCTGCCCGAGGCCCTGCGCGTGCTGGACAGCGCCGAGACTTTCGCGCAGGCGCAGACCGGCAAGGTCAGGGACGTGGCCCTGAGCCGGGTGTTCAACGACCGCGGCTACGTGTACAAGCTGCAGGGCAACGCGGCCAAGGCCATCGCGGCCTTCCGTCAGGCGAATACCCTGAATCCAGACAATGCCATCTTGCTGTTCAACCTGGGGGACATGTACTACGCCACCGGCGACCTGAAAATGGCGCTGGATTACCTGCAGCAGGCCGTCATCGCCGACCCGCGCGATCCCTACAACCGCGCGTACTACGCCAAGCTGCTCGCGCTGAACGGCGACGTGGTGGCCGCGAAATCCGAGGCAGCCCAGGCCGCGCGTCTGGCCCCCACCAACGCCTATGCGGTGGGACAGTACGGCGTGGTCAGCTATCTGGCCAGGGACGCCGTGACCGCCCGGGCGCAGCTGACCCAGGCCGTGACCCTGGACCCGCTGAGAAATCCCGAGTTCTACTACTACCTGGGCCGCCTGAGCCTGGACAGCGGTGACCTGAAGACCGCCCGCGACACCCTGACGCGCGCCGCCGCCCTGGGCAGCCAGACACCCGAATACCTGTATTACCTGGGCCTGAGTTACGAGCGCGGAGCGGGCGCTGTCGCCCCGGACCGCCTCAAGGCCCGCGAGAACTACCAGCGCGCCCTGAAGCTCAGCCCGAACTACAAAGCGGCGCAGGAAGGGCTGGCCCGCGTTCAGTAG
- the coaE gene encoding dephospho-CoA kinase (Dephospho-CoA kinase (CoaE) performs the final step in coenzyme A biosynthesis.): MPSPTVDPASAPPPHRLGLTGSIGAGKSTVAELLRARGLSVLDADEQARHATQEPQTLARIGAAFPGTVVGGVLDRAALAAVAFADPARLAELNAIVHPRVRARMQALEAEAARRGAAWVVQDIPLLFEGGLESGMDAVLVVDAPLEVRLERVMARSGLSREEVLARDARQMPAAEKRQKATVVIENGGPREALDAQLDAALRTLGITAR; this comes from the coding sequence ATGCCCTCCCCCACCGTGGACCCGGCCTCCGCCCCACCGCCACACAGACTGGGCCTGACCGGCAGCATCGGTGCGGGCAAAAGTACCGTGGCGGAGCTGCTGCGCGCCCGCGGCCTGAGTGTGCTGGACGCCGACGAACAGGCCCGCCACGCCACCCAGGAACCGCAGACGCTCGCCCGCATCGGGGCCGCCTTTCCCGGCACGGTGGTGGGCGGAGTGCTGGACCGCGCCGCCCTGGCCGCCGTGGCTTTTGCCGATCCGGCGCGGCTGGCCGAACTGAACGCCATCGTCCATCCGCGCGTGCGCGCCAGGATGCAGGCGCTGGAGGCGGAAGCGGCGCGGCGCGGCGCAGCCTGGGTGGTCCAGGACATCCCCCTGCTGTTCGAGGGCGGGCTGGAATCGGGCATGGACGCCGTGCTGGTCGTGGACGCCCCATTGGAAGTCCGCCTGGAGCGCGTGATGGCCCGCAGCGGTCTGTCCCGTGAGGAAGTGCTCGCCCGGGACGCCCGCCAGATGCCCGCCGCCGAGAAACGACAGAAGGCCACCGTTGTCATTGAGAACGGTGGCCCCCGGGAAGCCCTGGACGCCCAGCTGGACGCGGCGCTGCGCACGCTGGGCATCACGGCGCGGTAA
- a CDS encoding CTP synthase, giving the protein MKYIFVTGGVVSSLGKGVASASLGALLRARGYRVTAVKIDPYINIDAGTMRPYEHGEVFVTASGAETDLDIGNYERFLDLDIPPGSNITTGQVYQEVIRKERAGDYLSQTVQVIPHVTDEIKRRVKAAGETAGAEIVLIEVGGTVGDIESLPFLEAIRQFRFDEGDENVLYLHLTLVPYLGTSNEFKTKPTQHSVATLRSVGISPDIVMVRSKEKLPPDITRKIALFTSVRENRVFSSYDVSHVYEVPLTLEEQGLGKAVEDLLKLERVHPSLGVWTNAVRTIKQPTREVTIALAGKYTAMPDAYLSLLESLTHAGIANDARVNIKWINAEELAEGDLETQLGDADGILVPGGFGIRGIEGKVRAAEYARTRGVPYLGICLGMQIAVIEYARHVAGLAGANSAEFDGYAPHKVIDLMPEQLEVAGMGGTMRLGDWPMNLRAGTKIAELYGVPEGGTVRERHRHRFEVNPAYVTQLQDAGLTISGVTPGVEGRGAGLVETIEIPGHPFFVALQAHPEFKSRPMRPSPPFVGFVEAALKGQHAGTREGGTQAG; this is encoded by the coding sequence ATGAAGTACATCTTTGTGACGGGCGGCGTGGTCAGCTCTCTGGGTAAGGGCGTGGCGAGTGCCAGCCTGGGAGCGCTGCTGCGGGCGCGGGGCTACCGGGTTACGGCGGTCAAGATCGATCCCTACATCAACATCGACGCGGGCACCATGCGCCCCTACGAGCATGGCGAGGTCTTCGTGACCGCCTCGGGCGCGGAAACGGACCTGGACATCGGCAACTACGAACGCTTTCTGGACCTGGACATTCCGCCGGGCAGCAACATCACTACCGGGCAGGTCTACCAGGAGGTCATCCGCAAGGAGCGCGCCGGGGATTACCTGTCGCAGACCGTGCAGGTCATTCCGCACGTGACCGATGAGATCAAGCGCCGCGTCAAGGCGGCGGGCGAGACGGCAGGAGCCGAGATCGTTCTGATCGAGGTGGGCGGCACGGTGGGAGACATCGAGTCGCTGCCCTTTCTGGAAGCCATCCGGCAGTTCCGCTTCGACGAGGGCGACGAGAACGTGCTGTACCTGCACCTGACGCTGGTGCCGTATCTGGGAACTTCCAACGAGTTCAAGACCAAGCCGACCCAGCACTCGGTTGCCACCCTGCGTTCGGTGGGCATCAGCCCGGACATCGTGATGGTCCGCAGCAAGGAAAAACTGCCGCCGGACATCACCCGCAAGATTGCGCTGTTCACCTCGGTGCGCGAGAACCGCGTGTTCTCCAGCTACGACGTTTCGCACGTGTACGAGGTGCCGCTGACGCTGGAGGAACAGGGCCTGGGCAAGGCGGTCGAGGACCTGCTGAAACTGGAGCGGGTGCATCCCAGTCTGGGCGTGTGGACCAACGCGGTCCGGACCATCAAGCAGCCGACCCGCGAGGTCACGATTGCGCTGGCGGGCAAGTACACCGCCATGCCCGACGCGTACCTCAGCCTGCTCGAGTCCCTGACGCACGCCGGAATCGCCAACGACGCCCGCGTGAACATCAAGTGGATCAACGCCGAGGAACTCGCCGAGGGCGATCTGGAAACGCAGCTGGGCGACGCCGACGGCATTCTGGTGCCCGGCGGCTTCGGCATCCGCGGCATCGAGGGCAAGGTGCGGGCCGCCGAGTACGCCCGCACGCGCGGCGTGCCGTACCTGGGCATCTGCCTGGGTATGCAGATTGCCGTGATCGAGTACGCCCGTCATGTGGCGGGCCTCGCGGGAGCGAACAGCGCTGAGTTTGACGGCTACGCTCCGCACAAGGTTATTGACCTGATGCCCGAGCAGCTGGAAGTGGCCGGCATGGGCGGAACCATGCGTCTGGGAGACTGGCCCATGAACCTGCGGGCCGGCACGAAGATCGCCGAGCTGTACGGGGTGCCCGAGGGCGGCACCGTGCGCGAACGCCACCGCCACCGCTTCGAGGTCAACCCCGCCTACGTGACTCAGCTGCAGGACGCAGGCCTGACCATCAGCGGCGTCACGCCCGGCGTGGAGGGCCGGGGCGCGGGATTGGTCGAGACCATCGAGATTCCCGGTCATCCCTTCTTCGTGGCGTTGCAGGCCCACCCCGAGTTCAAGAGCCGCCCCATGCGTCCCAGTCCGCCCTTCGTGGGCTTCGTGGAAGCGGCCCTGAAGGGGCAGCACGCCGGGACCCGGGAAGGCGGAACCCAGGCGGGCTGA
- the recD2 gene encoding SF1B family DNA helicase RecD2 yields MTSFAPPTESFHVSGGVNRVRYRAESGFTVMTARITNAEGEDPDATVIGVMPPLDVGDTFSAEVLMEEHREYGYQYRVLNMVLQAAPADLTEAGVAAYLEARVGGVGKVLAGRIAGMFGPSTFDVLENEPDRLLQVPGVTQSTLHKMVSSWSQQGLERRLLAGLQGLGLSISQAQRAVKHFGEAALERLTADLFALTEVEGIGFLTADKLWTARGGAGDDPRRLTAAAVYALQQAAQQGGHSFLPRHRAERGVAHYTRVSAGQARLAVETAVELGRLSDDETPLFTAADAEERAESRIYLPHVLRAEKKLASLIRTLIATPPGGDEWAVPPGAAQDLSEEQAGVLDLLADHRLVVLTGGPGTGKSTATRAVADLAERLGLEVGLCAPTGKAARRLGEVTGRGASTIHRLLGYGPAGFRHNHLEPAPYDLLIVDEVSMCGDALMLSLLAAVAPGARVLLVGDTDQLPPVDAGLPLHALTQTAPTVRLQTVYRQAAQNPIIRAAHDLLHGAAPQWGDPRLNLTEAESDGGARRVALLVRDLGGPAQVQVLTPMRRGPLGMEHLNHHLQGLFNPGEGGVRIADGEARAGDIVVQTKNDYTNEVFNGTLGTVLKAEGGRLNVDFDGNVVELAGAELFNVQLGYALTVHRAQGSEWHTVLTVLHEAHMPMLSRNLAYTALTRARERFFAVGSASAWDRAAGRQREPRNTALLERVRGR; encoded by the coding sequence ATGACCTCCTTTGCGCCCCCCACCGAGTCTTTCCACGTGTCGGGTGGGGTCAACCGCGTGCGTTACCGCGCCGAGAGCGGCTTTACCGTCATGACCGCCCGCATCACCAACGCCGAGGGCGAGGACCCCGACGCCACCGTGATCGGCGTGATGCCCCCACTGGACGTCGGGGACACCTTCAGCGCCGAGGTGCTGATGGAAGAGCACCGCGAGTACGGGTACCAGTACCGCGTGCTGAACATGGTGCTGCAGGCGGCCCCCGCCGACCTGACCGAGGCGGGCGTGGCCGCGTACCTGGAAGCCCGCGTGGGCGGCGTGGGCAAGGTGCTGGCCGGGCGCATCGCGGGCATGTTCGGTCCGTCCACCTTCGACGTGCTGGAAAACGAGCCCGACCGCCTGCTGCAGGTACCGGGCGTGACCCAGAGCACGCTGCACAAGATGGTATCCAGCTGGAGCCAGCAGGGCCTGGAGCGGCGCCTGCTCGCCGGCTTGCAGGGCCTGGGCCTCAGCATTTCCCAGGCACAGCGGGCGGTCAAACACTTTGGCGAGGCGGCGCTGGAACGGCTGACGGCCGACCTGTTCGCGCTGACCGAGGTCGAGGGCATCGGCTTTCTGACCGCCGACAAGCTGTGGACGGCGCGGGGCGGTGCCGGGGACGATCCACGCCGCCTGACTGCCGCCGCGGTGTATGCGCTGCAGCAGGCCGCGCAGCAGGGCGGCCACTCCTTTCTGCCGCGCCACCGTGCCGAGCGGGGGGTGGCGCACTACACCCGCGTCTCGGCCGGGCAGGCGAGGCTGGCCGTGGAGACGGCGGTGGAACTGGGCCGCCTGTCGGATGACGAGACGCCGCTGTTCACGGCGGCCGATGCGGAGGAGCGGGCCGAGAGCCGCATCTATCTGCCCCATGTGCTGCGCGCCGAGAAGAAGCTGGCCTCCCTGATCCGCACCCTGATCGCCACGCCGCCGGGGGGGGACGAGTGGGCGGTGCCCCCCGGCGCGGCACAGGACCTCTCGGAAGAGCAGGCGGGGGTGCTGGACCTGCTCGCCGACCACCGCCTAGTCGTGCTGACCGGCGGTCCCGGCACCGGCAAGAGCACCGCGACCCGCGCGGTGGCCGACCTCGCCGAGCGCCTGGGGCTGGAGGTTGGGCTGTGCGCTCCCACCGGCAAGGCGGCGCGGCGGCTGGGCGAGGTGACCGGGCGGGGAGCGAGCACCATCCACCGCCTGCTGGGCTATGGTCCGGCCGGCTTCCGGCACAACCACCTGGAACCTGCCCCGTATGACCTGCTGATCGTGGACGAGGTGAGCATGTGCGGCGACGCGCTGATGCTCTCGCTGCTCGCGGCGGTGGCTCCCGGCGCGCGGGTGCTGCTCGTGGGCGACACCGACCAGTTGCCCCCGGTGGACGCGGGGCTGCCGCTGCACGCCCTGACCCAGACCGCGCCCACCGTGCGGCTGCAGACCGTGTACCGTCAGGCGGCCCAGAACCCGATCATCCGCGCGGCGCACGACCTGCTGCACGGCGCGGCTCCGCAGTGGGGCGATCCCCGGCTGAACCTCACCGAGGCCGAATCCGACGGCGGCGCGCGGCGCGTGGCCCTGCTCGTGCGGGACCTGGGGGGGCCGGCGCAGGTGCAGGTGCTGACGCCCATGCGCCGGGGGCCGCTGGGCATGGAACACCTCAACCACCACCTGCAAGGCCTGTTCAATCCCGGTGAGGGCGGCGTGCGAATTGCCGACGGCGAGGCGCGTGCCGGGGACATCGTGGTCCAGACGAAGAACGATTACACCAACGAGGTCTTCAACGGCACGCTGGGCACCGTGCTCAAGGCCGAGGGGGGCCGCCTGAATGTGGATTTCGACGGCAACGTCGTGGAGCTGGCCGGCGCGGAGCTGTTCAACGTGCAGCTGGGGTATGCCCTGACCGTCCACCGCGCCCAGGGCAGCGAGTGGCACACCGTCCTGACCGTGCTGCACGAGGCCCACATGCCCATGCTGTCGCGCAATCTGGCCTATACCGCCCTGACCCGTGCCCGCGAGCGCTTCTTCGCGGTGGGGTCCGCCTCCGCCTGGGACCGGGCGGCGGGCCGACAGCGTGAACCGCGCAACACCGCGTTGCTGGAACGGGTGCGGGGACGCTAG
- a CDS encoding metallophosphoesterase family protein, translating into MRVLHTADFHAGRNLRGFDRTPEVHDALIEIAGLARSERADAVLVSGDLFDTGNPSADAEAAVFDFFLRLRDAGIPGIVIAGNHDSAARLDSVTGLLGWVGIQVVAQPSSNPANMVRTIETRGGETLTVGALPHLSERRLVKAADLMGGDTGVWRQKYREGMGFFLRRLGEGFRPGSVNMLMAHATLDGAVPSGSERTLQFDLTNAYTLSGLQLPPGAQYVALGHIHKPQTVSDTPLACYPGSVIQLDFGESGEKKQVNLVEVEAGRPARVHALPLTSGRELKTLRVDLDNVEARIKALNGFDGLLKVVVRAPAGTALPGLKDRVLKLAPNTLAVDLDALQEDLSLPELRREGLSLSQLYEQYWNERRGELPADLRAAFQEADEAARAEEVA; encoded by the coding sequence ATGCGCGTACTTCACACCGCTGATTTTCATGCGGGCCGCAACCTGCGGGGCTTTGACCGGACCCCCGAGGTCCACGACGCCCTGATCGAGATCGCTGGCCTGGCCCGCAGCGAACGCGCCGACGCCGTGCTGGTGTCCGGCGACCTGTTCGACACGGGCAACCCGTCGGCAGACGCCGAGGCCGCCGTGTTCGACTTTTTTCTGCGCCTGCGCGACGCCGGGATTCCGGGCATTGTGATCGCCGGCAACCACGACAGCGCCGCGCGGCTGGATTCGGTCACCGGGCTCCTGGGCTGGGTGGGCATTCAGGTGGTGGCCCAGCCCTCCTCCAACCCGGCGAACATGGTCCGGACCATCGAGACGCGCGGCGGCGAGACCCTGACGGTGGGCGCGCTGCCCCACCTGTCCGAACGGCGGCTGGTCAAGGCGGCGGACCTGATGGGCGGCGACACCGGCGTGTGGCGCCAGAAGTACCGCGAGGGCATGGGCTTTTTCCTGCGCCGGCTGGGCGAGGGCTTCCGGCCCGGCAGCGTGAACATGCTGATGGCCCACGCCACCCTGGACGGCGCGGTGCCCAGCGGCTCCGAGCGCACACTGCAGTTTGACCTGACCAACGCCTACACGCTCTCGGGGCTGCAACTGCCGCCCGGCGCGCAGTACGTGGCGCTGGGACACATCCACAAACCGCAGACGGTGTCTGACACGCCGCTGGCGTGCTATCCGGGCAGCGTCATCCAGCTGGATTTTGGCGAGAGCGGCGAGAAAAAACAGGTCAATCTGGTGGAGGTGGAGGCGGGTCGGCCCGCCCGCGTGCATGCCCTGCCCCTGACCAGCGGGCGGGAACTCAAGACCCTGCGCGTCGATCTGGACAACGTGGAGGCCCGGATCAAGGCCCTGAACGGTTTTGATGGCTTGCTGAAGGTGGTGGTGCGCGCTCCGGCCGGGACCGCCCTGCCGGGCCTGAAAGACCGCGTGCTCAAGCTGGCCCCCAACACCCTGGCCGTGGACCTGGACGCCCTGCAGGAGGACCTGAGTCTGCCCGAACTGCGCCGCGAGGGCCTGAGCCTGAGCCAGCTGTACGAGCAGTACTGGAACGAGCGCCGCGGCGAGCTGCCCGCCGACCTGCGGGCCGCCTTTCAGGAAGCGGACGAGGCAGCGCGCGCGGAGGAGGTGGCGTGA